ATTCTCCCGGTCGGAATGAGCGACAATCGGATCGGCAGGTGCGACGACAGAAAGTCGGATTGACAGGAATAATGAGTGGTACACTGATGAGTAAATCGAGGTCCACCATTCCCGATGAAGACCCTGTCTGGGGGCCATTTTCGTGAATACCGACCGTCCTCTGCGGAAAATGCCGTCTGGGTGACCGTTTCGCTTATCAACGAATTTTATTGACATTCCAGCCTCAAGGCCCACGCTAACATATGATAGTTTGGGGGACTACAGCATGAAAAACATTATCTTCGGAGCAGTTGCGCTGGTGTTCGCGATGGGCCAGGCCCATGCGGCACTGCTCTTAAAGCTCGACGCGATCGGCGAAGGCGCTGCGAGCGATGCTGGCTCGAACGATGGCGGGTTTTTTATCACCCTGTCTATACCCAGCACGAGCTTTTCCTACTCTGAGGCTTTCGACCCGTCATTCGTACTCTTTGCCGGTACGCTGATCACAGAAGACACGACGCTGCGCGCGTCATCGGGCGCCGCGTTCGATCTTTTCGCCGAGTCGTTGACGGATGGGGATAGCCAGTTGATTTATCTTACCATAGGCCGCAACATCGGTGGCACACCATCGGCTGTAAGCGTAGTGGGACAATACGAGAGCAGTTTTTTCCGCTCTGCGAACCCATTGGTTACTGTCAACGCCAGCACAAATGGTATTGACCTTGCGTCCTTTGTGATCACCGAAGTGGTCATGACAATCAGCAATGTCGAGGCGTCCGCCTCCACCACGGGTTACTTCATCAAGTTTGACCGAACGCTAGAAATCTATGGCACGCCGGCCGCAGTGCCCGTTCCGGCTGCGCTGCCGCTGATGGGAGCGGGGCTCGGCCTATTTGCTGCACTCCGTCGTCGCCGGCGCGCTCGTTAAACGGCTACGATCGAACGCGGTGAGTTCGAACCTCTTGGCTAAGATCGGCAGCGGAGCGCGCGGAGATCTATGGCAAGTGGCTCTCCTTCTCAGACGGTAGCAGAGACGCTTCGGACGGACCCTTGCAATCCAATGCGGCGACGTGCGAGCGCGACGCTTGCAATACCCACCAGAAACAATGGGATGGCACCAGGAATGGGTACGGGGACGGCCATCGTCTCAACATCGAAACCAAAGGCCGTACCGGGAACAGAGTCTGACCACCCGAACACCAGACGCTGAAACTGGAAGCCATCCGAAAACTCCGTCATCAACGTATCCACACCAGCAACCTGGACAAGTGTGTTGTTGAACCGGCCGTCCACCCAACTGATCGAGAGGTCGGTGAAGAGTGTTTCAACCGCCGCACTGGTCACAGCAGCCTGTGCCTTTGCGAGGACGGTGCCACCAGGGTTACGAAAATCAACAACATACATCCCAGCACCGCCCAGTTCTGACGAGGCAACGCCAAAGAACAGACTGTCAGACTGAACACTATAGGTCCCGCCGGTCGACGCCACGAGCGTCGCTGCAAGAGCAGATTGCGAAAGAGGCATCGACAATACGCCAAGCATCATCGCTTTTTTAATACTCGCCATATTGGCCTCCAGTAAATTGGAAAATTATCGAACTCGATCAAATAAGATCTGGTCAGTTTGTGGGGTCGCGCGCTGGCAGATCACCAGGCGGGGGCAGGTCGCCCGATATTTGTGACCAGCCAACGCGCGCAAGTCATATCCCTCTCCCCCAAGGTCTACGACTTGATCTTGATGAGCCGTCCAAACGCCTAGTTGAGCGCTTTTTCAGCTGCATTCAGCTCGGTCATGCACAGCTTGTTGTCGTTGGCTTTGTGAGCTTTCTCTGCGGCAGAGTAATGCTTGAAAGCCTCGTCTTTTTTCGGCCCCGCAGGGGCTTTGTCCCAAGTCGCTTTCACTGCCTGCATTTTTTCTTCGGCGTTTGAATTTGTTTTTTCCGATGACATAAAATGGTCCTTTCAGGACATTCGCGAAAACGACATCACTCTGCTCATCGAACTCGACGCTGAGAGCTGACAGTTGAAGCCGTTTTCCCGGAGATACCCGGAACAGTTCCAGGTATGTGTCCACTTTTGCCACATGCGGCGGCGCACGGCACTGATCGACGTTAGTGTACGGACCGTTTGATTGATTTATGCGTATATAGGGCGAAGTCTGCTCGATCGCACAAAGACGATAACTCAGATAATTCGTGATTGCCTCGCAATTGCTGCGCTCAAGACAATGCCAGCGCTTCCATCGAGAAGGTCTCAAGCGAGGACAAGCGTCGCCGATTTTGCAGTATATACGGATGATTACGCATCAATAGCGTTGATGCTGACGACGCAGGTCACTGAATTTGAGTTTTGCTTTTGGAGCCCCTCACGCAGGGGCTTGTTCGACGTCCTCTGGATCGCACCCCTCGCAAAGGATACCCGAAATGAATTTGAACAGAGTGACCAGACGAAAAATCGCCTTCCGGCGTGCTTTCAGACTGGGCGGGGTCGAATACGAGCTTCCCGCAGGTGTGTACACGGTCGAGACCCATGAGACGGCAATCGAAAGCGCTTCATTTATCGCCTTCATAGCCATCTCGACGGTACTTTTCGCCGAAAGGGCGGCTGGAGGCGCCGAACTGGCAACGCGTTGGCGCATCGATCCCGGCGATCTGGCTGCTGCGATCGAGCGGGATCTCTCCTCAACCTGCCCTCAGAACGCAGAAGACAAGCCGCCTCTCTTGCGTACACAAATCAATTCAATCCGTCGCGCTGAAAATGAGGGCTGGCCACCTCGCGAATAACAGTCCGGTGTCGCTTGTTCAGTCGAATATGCGACTTTCAAACCATTCGGCGTCCAGCCCATAGCCCTATTCGACGAGTTCGGAGCCTGACGAGAGTTCGCGAAGTTCCATTGCACGCTCTGCATTGCGTTTGGCGGCCTCCCCTTCTCGCACCATCGCTTCGCCACGGCGACGATCCTCCTGCCCCTCACGGATTTGGCGATCACCGCTGCGGATCAGTTCCTCACCTCGCTTCATCGCAGTCTCGCCATCGTTCCAATCCTTGCCGATGGCGCTGGTCTCTCCACCCTGGTCTTTGAGTTGGTCACCGTAGCTTCTGTCCCCCACGCCGTAAGCGCAGCCGGACAAGGCAATGCACCCAGGAATGAGAAACATATATTTTTTGATCGTATTCATCTGAATATGCCTTTTTGAGATCTGCTTCTTTAATCGCAACGCACAGGATATTTGATTGTGTTGTGACACGTCGAAGACCGAAGGGGCGCGCTGTCGGCGGAAGATGATCTGTTCGATCACTTGCTCTTTTTCGGCTGAGGCACCGGCTTGAAGACATTGATCGGTTTCGACGTATCTACCGGTTCCGGCCCGGCAGGCGCCTTTTCGGTTTCTTCGCTTCTTTATTTCCGCGTCGCGCTTTGTTGGCCATTGTCTCTCTATTCCTTATACGGAGACCACGTTCCGGCCCCGTGCCGTCACGCGCACACAGTCTTGGATGCGACCGAGCAGCTATGGTTTCTTTCCGGCCCGGTTGTGGGGCGACCATGCACTGAGGCGCCCTCACACGTACTAACCTTGGTCAGTGCGTTCCGGCAGATCGTATCGGAAAAACTTGCCTGCCTTCCCGACGCTGAGTGCGTCTCCAGGGCGCGGAAAGTTCGCAGGAAAAGGTGCGGTATTCTGATAATTGGCGGTGGCGCGTTTTTAAGTCAGCATGTTGAGGACATCGGCATACCACACGGCATTGAGACCCAGGACCTCATCAAGTTTCGGGTCGCGTGATGCCGCTTCAAGACGTGAAGCGTGGACGCCGAGGAGCTTATAGTTCTCGATGTCGCCGTCTCCGCACATTCGCATTACAACGGGTGCGCCACTGATCCCGCGATGAGTCCGCGCATCGACGAGGAAATAGCCAAGGCCCTGAAATCTGACCCCGTAGGCCGAGGCAAGACCGGCCTGTCGTACGACGGGCAGGAGGTGCAGCTGATCATGAAAGCCCAAGGGATAGCCCACAGTGAGGAGCGTTGACCCGACTTTGATCACGGTCTCCTCGTTTGGCATATTCACCTCGGAAAACGTCCTGTACATTGCATTCTCAGGCATTGCCATCCGATCAATTTCGATCACCGCCACATCGACATCGCCGCCGCTATCTCTCGCCCCTCGCCATATGCTGGCACCCTTGATGTAAAGGGGGATCGACAGACCTGCGGCAGACGTTAAATTCTTCTGGTCCGTATGAAGATCGATCACCAGACGGCTCGGTCGATGGCCGCTCGCTGCATCGTGCACAACATGATTGGCTGTCACAAGAAAGAGGCGGCCACGGTGCTCATAGAAAAAACCTGTCGCGCTCGTCAGGAGTCGATCGATATCATAGGTGCCGATGCGGACCGTCGATAGCAGGATGTCGTCGAGGTGGCTCATTTCAGCATGTCCTTCAAGATTGATGGTTGCGGCTCATCGGTCTCGGACCGCAGGGGTTACCGCCCATGGCCTAGTCATTAACGCGACACTCGTCTCCAGCGCGCCTGAAGGGGCGATGGCATTCCCAATCGTTCCCCGAATGATCAAGGTGGGCCAACTCGGGCAGTTCGATGCGGATGCAAGTCTCATTTTCGACGCGATACCCTCGATCGCACTTCCATCCAGTGCGGTAGGTGGCATCAACGATATAGGCATTCTGCGGTGCACTGATTTTCTGACATACCGACCCCGTCGCCTTGAAGCCGCGTTCGCAGGACCATCCATCACCATTTTCGTCGTCGGAAAGAAATCCGTTTGCGGGAACGTCGATCAGTTCGCAGATATTGCGGCGTCGCGCGTATCCACGGTCGCATGCCCACCTTGATCCGAACGCCTCCAAATACGCATCGTCGGGGATCGGAATTGGGGCGCAGGCGTTGCCGTCCTCCTCAAAGCCCCTGGAACATTCCCAACCACGACCATACCCCCGCCCGGAAAGATAGGCATTCTCTGGAACCTCGATCCGAACACACCCCTTCCCGTCATTACGAAATCCGCTGTCGCACTCCCAGCCTGGGCCGTACTGGCGCTCAGTCGCATTCATTGGGGTCTGCTCGCTTCCCGCCTGTGCTGCTGCGCCGTTAAGCGTGCCCTGAACGGTGAACATGATCAGGGTCAGAGCTGTGATCAGTCCAATGGCGCTGCGTTTATCTCTCATATCGCACTTCTCCTGCTGCTCGCCGTCCTGTCTGAAAAGGCCCCGGCCTGTCGGCGACGGCCGGCCAGGGAGATCATTCGTTTGCGAACGGAAACAGAGTCAGATTTTTTGACGAGACGTCGTGAAACTGACTATTCAAGCAAACTGCCTGCTCTCTCTTGACGGTCGGTGGGGCAACTAAAGCCGCCTGGCCTTGCGGACCTCCAGAGTTTGTTCCGTTCACCTTGGTTTACGTGTGGGTCCCAAGTGTTGCGGGCTCGAGCTCCTCGCGCCCAATCAACACGAAACGGTCTGGCCGATTAGCTTCACGATCCCGCCGGCAGCAGTATACCGCCCGTAGTGGCTCCCACCCCCTGAAAGCGAGAAAGCATTGTCGCCACTCGATCTGCGACAGCATGCAGGCTTTGATACTTTGCCTTCGACCACGGTGCTTTGCGCCTTCAGCCTGCAAATCGTTGCCTTTGAGTTCCCGTACTGAGGTTCCGGCGATGTCGAGCCTCATGGGCGGCGGACGGAATTGCCGCCCGCAATAATAGCTCTGATCAGGTCGGCGACCGCCTTGTGGAGCTCCGGATCATTTTTCGTAGGAGGCTGTTCATGGGCCGCGGCGGCATCTCTCAAAACCCCCAGGATCTCGTCTTCGGGAAGGACACCGTGATCGTTCAACGCAAGAAGCAGCGCTTCACAGATCGTCAGCGCCGCAACGCCCTCTATATGGGGTGATCTCGACACTGTGATGGTCCTTTCCAAGGGCAGCCGGCGGATCGAAGGCCCGGCGGTGCACCCGCCTACTGTGACTGAGAGTGGAAGGGACCGGACTGATCCAAAGCAGCCCGAGGATGATATTCTCTGCTAGTGTGTACTGCACGGGAGACGTCAGATGAACGCCAGGAGCCCACTTGCCCGAAAACTCTCGAACTTCGTTCGCTTGAACGAGGCTGAGCTTCTTGTTCTGGACGGCTTTGAGCGTCGGCGGACCGACTTCGCTTCAGGCAAGGATCTGGTCCAGCAAGGTCAGTCCAAGCACACAGCCTATATTCTCTCGTCTGGCTGGGTGTGCTCTTACAAGCTGCAGCCCGACGGATCGCGTCAGATCGTTGATTTTCAGATCCCAGGAGACTTTCTCGGACTTCGGAGCGTGCTCCTGCGGACATCAGACCACAGCTTTGAGGCTGTGACCGATATTCAAGCCGCTCAGGTCCATGCGAAAGACCTCTTGGCGGCGTTTTCTGATACGCCGCGACTGGCGACAGCCGTATTCTGGGCGGCATCGCGGGACGAAGCGATGGTTGTCGAGCATCTCGTCAATTTGGGGTGTCGTGACGCGGACGCCCGTATGGCGCATTTTCTCCTCGAACTGGCAAGTCGTCTGTCGCTCGTTGGGCTGGGAACCAAACAGGGATACGATTGTCCGTTGACGCAGTATCACCTCGCAGATGCTCTTGGACTGAGCGCCGTGCACGTCAACCGGGTCCTGCGCAAACTGAGGGAGCGAGGCCTCGTCACCTTCCGCGAAGGACACGTGACTTTTAATGACATAGACGGATTGATTAAGCTCGCTGAATTCGATCCCGGCTATCTTGATCAGGAAGATCCGGTGTTGCTTTAGGCCGTTTTCCGCGCCAAGGACGCTCAACCGCGGAAATTCCCATATCG
This genomic stretch from Parvularcula sp. LCG005 harbors:
- a CDS encoding Crp/Fnr family transcriptional regulator, whose translation is MNARSPLARKLSNFVRLNEAELLVLDGFERRRTDFASGKDLVQQGQSKHTAYILSSGWVCSYKLQPDGSRQIVDFQIPGDFLGLRSVLLRTSDHSFEAVTDIQAAQVHAKDLLAAFSDTPRLATAVFWAASRDEAMVVEHLVNLGCRDADARMAHFLLELASRLSLVGLGTKQGYDCPLTQYHLADALGLSAVHVNRVLRKLRERGLVTFREGHVTFNDIDGLIKLAEFDPGYLDQEDPVLL
- a CDS encoding trypsin-like peptidase domain-containing protein — encoded protein: MSHLDDILLSTVRIGTYDIDRLLTSATGFFYEHRGRLFLVTANHVVHDAASGHRPSRLVIDLHTDQKNLTSAAGLSIPLYIKGASIWRGARDSGGDVDVAVIEIDRMAMPENAMYRTFSEVNMPNEETVIKVGSTLLTVGYPLGFHDQLHLLPVVRQAGLASAYGVRFQGLGYFLVDARTHRGISGAPVVMRMCGDGDIENYKLLGVHASRLEAASRDPKLDEVLGLNAVWYADVLNMLT
- a CDS encoding PEP-CTERM sorting domain-containing protein (PEP-CTERM proteins occur, often in large numbers, in the proteomes of bacteria that also encode an exosortase, a predicted intramembrane cysteine proteinase. The presence of a PEP-CTERM domain at a protein's C-terminus predicts cleavage within the sorting domain, followed by covalent anchoring to some some component of the (usually Gram-negative) cell surface. Many PEP-CTERM proteins exhibit an unusual sequence composition that includes large numbers of potential glycosylation sites. Expression of one such protein has been shown restore the ability of a bacterium to form floc, a type of biofilm.); protein product: MKNIIFGAVALVFAMGQAHAALLLKLDAIGEGAASDAGSNDGGFFITLSIPSTSFSYSEAFDPSFVLFAGTLITEDTTLRASSGAAFDLFAESLTDGDSQLIYLTIGRNIGGTPSAVSVVGQYESSFFRSANPLVTVNASTNGIDLASFVITEVVMTISNVEASASTTGYFIKFDRTLEIYGTPAAVPVPAALPLMGAGLGLFAALRRRRRAR